The following are encoded in a window of Brevibacillus sp. DP1.3A genomic DNA:
- a CDS encoding NupC/NupG family nucleoside CNT transporter has product MQYIWGVLGILGIFIIAIAFSKNRRAIHPRTVIGAFAIQFIFALVVLKWDFGKKLLEYLASIVQSIIDSTNAGIQFLFGGILGAQNAGFTFALQVLPIIIFFSSLISVLYYLGIMQWATKIIGGFLSRVLKTSETESMSASANIFLGPIEAPLVVKPYIEKMTKSELFAVMTGGLACVSGSVIGGYAMLGVPIEYLLAAAFMGAPGGLLLAKIIMPETEQPHRVEHVEVMKDTESRNVIDAAARGASDGLKVAAGVGALLLAFISLIFLLNSIIGWLGGLVGIEALTLEHILGYLFAPIAFMIGVPWEEALKAGSFIGQKIVLNEFVAYTAFAPEIANLSQKSVVIISFALCGFANLAALAMVIGGLGGFAPSRRSDLAEMGLRAVVAATLANLLSAAIAGMLI; this is encoded by the coding sequence ATGCAATACATTTGGGGAGTTCTCGGCATCCTGGGAATTTTTATAATAGCCATTGCGTTTTCGAAAAATCGCAGAGCGATTCATCCGAGGACGGTCATTGGTGCGTTTGCGATTCAGTTTATTTTTGCTTTGGTCGTACTGAAATGGGATTTTGGGAAAAAGCTTCTGGAGTACTTAGCGTCGATCGTACAAAGCATCATTGATTCGACGAATGCCGGAATTCAGTTCTTGTTTGGTGGGATACTCGGTGCACAGAATGCAGGCTTTACATTTGCCCTGCAAGTATTGCCGATCATTATCTTCTTCTCTTCCTTAATTTCGGTCCTGTATTATCTCGGAATCATGCAGTGGGCTACGAAAATTATTGGTGGATTTTTGTCTCGGGTGCTCAAAACGAGCGAAACCGAATCCATGTCAGCCTCTGCAAATATTTTCTTGGGTCCGATTGAAGCGCCACTTGTCGTAAAGCCTTATATTGAGAAAATGACCAAGTCCGAGCTGTTTGCTGTAATGACAGGCGGACTGGCGTGCGTTTCGGGTTCGGTTATCGGTGGGTATGCGATGCTTGGTGTTCCGATTGAATATTTACTGGCGGCAGCATTCATGGGAGCACCCGGTGGTTTGTTGCTTGCGAAAATTATAATGCCGGAGACAGAACAGCCACATAGAGTGGAACATGTGGAAGTCATGAAAGATACAGAGTCCAGAAACGTCATCGATGCGGCTGCTCGGGGAGCTTCGGACGGGCTAAAAGTAGCGGCTGGTGTCGGTGCGCTGTTGCTCGCGTTTATCTCGTTGATTTTCTTGCTGAACTCGATTATTGGCTGGCTTGGCGGGTTAGTGGGAATAGAAGCATTGACGCTTGAGCACATTTTAGGCTACCTGTTCGCACCGATTGCCTTTATGATCGGGGTTCCATGGGAGGAAGCGCTAAAAGCCGGTTCTTTCATCGGGCAAAAGATTGTCCTCAACGAATTTGTCGCGTACACAGCTTTTGCACCTGAGATTGCGAATTTGTCGCAAAAAAGCGTTGTGATCATCAGCTTCGCCCTTTGTGGCTTTGCCAATCTAGCTGCGCTGGCTATGGTCATTGGTGGCTTGGGCGGCTTTGCTCCGTCAAGAAGATCAGACCTTGCGGAGATGGGCTTGCGTGCAGTAGTTGCGGCAACCTTGGCGAATCTGTTGAGCGCAGCGATTGCGGGGATGCTCATTTAG